One Gemmatimonadales bacterium genomic window, AACGGGTCTACGGCCAGCCGATCGATCGGCTCTTCCACGAGCGCATTGCCAAGCCGCTGCACCTCGAGTCGACGAGATTCGTGCCACCGGAGTCATGGCGCAAACGGATCGCACCGACAGAGCGCGATCCCTGGCGCGGCCGGCTCGTTCACGGCGAAGTCCACGACGAAAACGCTGCCTTCCTGGGCGGCGTGTCGGGACATGCCGGGCTCTTCTCCACAGCCACGGACCTGCTGACCTTTGGCGAGTGGTTGCTCCGCGAACGCAACGGCGCTCCCGGCCGCCGACCCGACAACCCGTCGGTTGCCTCCGAGGTCGCGCGGGAGTTCACCAGTCGCCAGGAAGTCGTCGCCGGGTCGAGCCGGGCGCTGGGCTGGGACACGCCATCCAACGGCAGCAGCGCGGGCACCCGGCTCTCTCGCTGGAGCTTCGGGCATACCGGGTTCACGGGCACCTCGATCTGGATCGACCCCACCCGCGAGCTCGTCATCGTCGTGCTGTCCAATCGCGTCAACCCGACCCGCGAGAACACTCGAATTGGCCCCTTCAGGATCATGGTGGCCGATCGCGTCGCGGAGGTCGCGGGATTCACGGGGGCGCGTTGACACCACAAGCGGCATATCCTACTTTTCGAGTTGGGTTTTGGCGTCAATCACGACGCTGCTATCTGAGGAGGAGTACGTGAGCACCGCTGGAAACATGCAGCTTGACGGCGTCACCATTACGCTGACGCCAGCCGCAACCAAGGAAGTCGTCAAGTTCATGGAGGCCGAGAACGTGGCGGCCGACGTGGGCGGCCTTCGCGTCAGTGTCTTGCCGGGCGGTTGTTCGGGGTTCAAGTACAGCCTCAACATCGAAGAGCAGTCCCAGGAGGACGACATCATTCTCGAGGTGTCGGGGATCCGGCTCTTCGTGGACGGATTCAGCCTGCCGTACCTGAACGGTGTGACGGTCGATTACGTCTCGT contains:
- a CDS encoding iron-sulfur cluster assembly accessory protein; translated protein: MQLDGVTITLTPAATKEVVKFMEAENVAADVGGLRVSVLPGGCSGFKYSLNIEEQSQEDDIILEVSGIRLFVDGFSLPYLNGVTVDYVSSMQGSGFTFENPNATGGCGCGSSFNA